One part of the Candidatus Methylacidithermus pantelleriae genome encodes these proteins:
- a CDS encoding molybdopterin oxidoreductase family protein, producing the protein MPESPILFAGSCALREEAKGSLTHCPYCGLQCPMELVTLPSGSQVFPGDPEWGLCRKGWTAAELLDRNDRLLTPWVRDHKRAKLRPASWGEALRKIAESLGKLRATYGLSAVGVFGGGSLTNEKAYLLGKFARVVLGTPHVDYNGRFCMSSAAAAITRSLGLDRGLPFPLEDIPQTEVILLAGANLAETMPPVMRYFQRQKERGGRWIVVDPRKTSLAEKADLHLAITPGTDAALAMGLVHLALREGWVDWEFVRERTEGLQELALVASQFWPERVESITGVPVFRLREAARWLGRAKTAMIFTARGAEQQAHGVENVLGYLNLALVLGKIGRPFCGFGTWTGQGNGQGARELGLKCDQLPGYRSIQDRKARQEIAALWGIPETALPREGLSAWELLDGIGTREGIRGLVVMGSNIAVSAPYSSRVIQALESLEFLLVVDFFLSETALLADVVLPAAQWAEEEGTMTNVEGRVVLRQKLKKPPPGVCTDLEILHQLARVLGWKEGFPSDPCEVWEEIRRATRGAPADYYGVTYERLRRGERLFWPCPQLGHPGKARLFLDRFETPTGKARFFPVRNFGPVEIPDSQYPLLLTTGRVGAHYQSGTQTRRTRELLEAEPEPFVEMHPATARSLGIPHGGWARIWTRRGEIRVRARWSRRILPHVLFVPFHWSGLGQANRLTNPALDPVSKMPEFKVCAAAVEPCSCPQEPESPDKQNCPEEGVTE; encoded by the coding sequence ATGCCGGAAAGTCCCATTTTGTTCGCCGGAAGCTGTGCTCTTCGGGAGGAAGCAAAAGGTTCTCTCACCCATTGCCCTTACTGCGGGCTTCAATGTCCGATGGAACTGGTCACCCTTCCCAGTGGGTCCCAAGTGTTTCCGGGAGACCCAGAGTGGGGATTGTGTCGCAAGGGATGGACCGCGGCCGAGCTACTCGACCGGAACGATCGCCTATTGACCCCATGGGTTCGTGATCACAAGCGGGCTAAGTTGCGGCCGGCGAGCTGGGGAGAAGCCCTCCGGAAAATTGCAGAATCTCTTGGAAAGCTCCGAGCAACGTATGGACTGAGTGCGGTTGGTGTTTTTGGGGGAGGGAGCCTAACCAATGAAAAAGCCTATCTTTTGGGTAAGTTTGCACGAGTCGTTCTTGGCACGCCGCATGTGGATTACAATGGGCGGTTTTGCATGTCCTCGGCTGCAGCTGCGATCACACGTTCCCTGGGACTGGACCGGGGGCTTCCCTTCCCGTTGGAGGATATTCCTCAGACGGAAGTCATTTTGCTGGCAGGTGCCAATCTTGCCGAGACCATGCCTCCGGTTATGCGGTACTTCCAACGGCAAAAGGAACGTGGTGGGCGCTGGATCGTAGTGGATCCAAGGAAAACGTCGCTCGCTGAGAAGGCGGATCTTCACCTGGCAATCACTCCGGGGACGGATGCGGCTCTTGCCATGGGACTTGTCCACCTGGCTTTACGGGAAGGATGGGTGGATTGGGAGTTCGTCAGGGAACGGACGGAAGGTCTTCAGGAGCTTGCGCTAGTGGCAAGTCAGTTTTGGCCGGAAAGAGTCGAATCGATTACAGGGGTGCCTGTGTTTCGCCTGCGCGAGGCTGCCCGATGGTTGGGAAGGGCAAAAACCGCCATGATTTTTACCGCTCGGGGGGCCGAGCAACAGGCTCATGGCGTAGAGAACGTGCTGGGCTACCTGAATCTAGCATTGGTGTTAGGCAAAATCGGAAGACCTTTTTGCGGGTTTGGCACATGGACCGGTCAGGGGAACGGTCAAGGGGCTAGAGAACTTGGGCTTAAGTGTGACCAGTTACCGGGCTACCGCAGTATTCAGGATCGCAAGGCCAGGCAAGAGATAGCTGCTCTTTGGGGGATTCCGGAAACTGCGCTTCCCAGGGAGGGTCTTTCGGCTTGGGAACTTCTTGATGGGATCGGGACACGGGAGGGGATTCGGGGTCTAGTGGTTATGGGCTCCAATATTGCGGTTTCAGCTCCCTATTCGTCTCGGGTTATCCAAGCGCTTGAGAGCCTTGAATTTCTATTGGTCGTTGACTTTTTCCTTTCCGAAACCGCGCTTCTTGCCGACGTGGTCCTTCCCGCTGCTCAATGGGCTGAGGAGGAAGGAACCATGACTAACGTAGAAGGTCGTGTGGTACTGCGGCAGAAGCTCAAAAAACCTCCTCCCGGAGTTTGTACCGACTTGGAGATCCTGCACCAGCTGGCGCGGGTTTTAGGGTGGAAAGAGGGCTTTCCGTCGGACCCGTGTGAGGTTTGGGAGGAAATTCGGCGGGCTACCCGGGGGGCTCCGGCAGATTACTATGGTGTGACCTACGAGCGGCTTCGCCGGGGAGAAAGGCTTTTTTGGCCCTGTCCCCAATTGGGTCATCCTGGAAAAGCTCGCCTGTTTTTGGACCGGTTTGAAACGCCCACAGGCAAAGCGCGCTTTTTTCCTGTTCGAAACTTTGGTCCTGTGGAAATCCCCGACAGTCAATATCCTCTCCTGCTCACTACGGGTCGAGTGGGGGCTCATTACCAATCGGGAACTCAGACGCGGAGGACCCGGGAGCTTTTGGAGGCCGAGCCGGAGCCTTTCGTTGAGATGCATCCCGCCACGGCACGTTCCCTGGGGATTCCCCACGGGGGCTGGGCGAGGATTTGGACCCGAAGGGGTGAGATCCGAGTCCGGGCACGATGGAGCCGAAGGATTTTGCCCCACGTGCTTTTTGTGCCCTTCCACTGGAGTGGACTGGGGCAAGCCAATCGCCTAACCAACCCCGCCCTCGATCCTGTTTCCAAAATGCCCGAGTTTAAAGTGTGCGCGGCGGCCGTGGAGCCTTGCTCTTGCCCCCAAGAGCCGGAAAGTCCGGACAAACAGAATTGTCCAGAAGAAGGAGTGACAGAATGA
- a CDS encoding class I SAM-dependent methyltransferase encodes MELALYHPRLGYYAKADPTRIGRKGDYLTSPTVGSLFGRLLALQWVEVWELLGKPQAFVLIEQGAHTGLLASDILRTIREVEPKLWEVVRYWIIEPIPDWQTIQQQQLETHGVAEKVCWSSAEPPDVLCPLGVFFCNELVDSFPVHRIRYEDDRWKEWYVGYEGGQFYWTTGPLSCSELAKELSHLPLPAIPGYSTEICLRAREWLRNISRALSQGLFVIIDYGYDTVTYYSPLRSEGTLLAYERHKRYRNLLEKPGQRDLSSHVDFGSLARWGKEVGHETMGWTDQHHFLIGIASKYLGVQDRLLGLPRSAAAFQLLTHPEGFGKTFHVLVQSKGIASPLPLSGLRFARKSLGQ; translated from the coding sequence ATGGAATTAGCTCTTTATCACCCGCGGTTGGGTTACTACGCCAAAGCCGATCCCACACGAATTGGCCGCAAGGGTGATTACCTGACCAGTCCTACAGTCGGGTCGCTTTTCGGACGACTTCTCGCGCTGCAATGGGTAGAAGTATGGGAACTTTTGGGCAAACCCCAAGCGTTTGTCCTTATCGAACAGGGAGCACACACGGGGCTTCTGGCCAGTGACATCCTCCGGACCATCCGGGAGGTCGAACCCAAGCTGTGGGAGGTTGTCCGATACTGGATTATTGAGCCTATCCCAGACTGGCAGACCATTCAGCAACAGCAACTGGAAACGCACGGGGTAGCAGAAAAGGTTTGCTGGAGCTCAGCCGAACCCCCCGATGTACTCTGTCCCCTGGGCGTCTTTTTCTGTAACGAGCTTGTGGATAGTTTCCCTGTCCACCGGATCCGTTACGAGGATGACCGGTGGAAAGAATGGTATGTAGGATACGAAGGCGGGCAATTTTATTGGACCACTGGCCCCCTCTCCTGTTCGGAATTGGCCAAGGAGCTTTCCCATCTTCCTTTGCCCGCCATTCCCGGTTATAGCACCGAGATTTGTCTGCGGGCGCGGGAATGGCTTCGAAACATATCGCGCGCTCTTAGCCAGGGCCTCTTTGTCATCATCGATTACGGCTACGACACCGTTACCTACTATAGCCCCTTGCGAAGCGAGGGAACGTTACTAGCCTACGAGCGTCATAAAAGATATCGGAACCTTTTGGAAAAACCCGGCCAGCGCGACCTATCCAGTCATGTAGATTTTGGAAGCCTCGCCAGATGGGGAAAGGAAGTCGGGCACGAGACGATGGGATGGACGGATCAACACCACTTCCTTATAGGTATTGCATCCAAATATCTGGGAGTCCAGGATCGGTTATTAGGTCTTCCCCGCTCCGCTGCTGCTTTTCAGTTGCTTACTCATCCTGAAGGCTTTGGAAAAACCTTTCATGTTCTTGTCCAATCGAAGGGAATTGCGTCGCCACTCCCCCTCTCAGGCCTTCGATTCGCTAGGAAGAGCCTTGGCCAATAA
- the mscL gene encoding large conductance mechanosensitive channel protein MscL, producing the protein MKAKWIGEFQEFVARGNALDMAVGVLVGTAFNKVVDSLVNDVIMPPLGFVIGGVDFKNLQLVLKTATAGGAPVTIRYGQFINSVLQFFVVALTMFVVIKTVGKMAEWRAGLEKIQRSFPPLPSQAGQQGPAAPPLENPPTR; encoded by the coding sequence ATGAAAGCTAAGTGGATAGGGGAGTTTCAAGAGTTTGTGGCACGAGGCAATGCTCTGGATATGGCTGTTGGGGTGCTTGTGGGAACAGCGTTTAACAAAGTGGTCGATTCTCTGGTGAATGATGTGATCATGCCGCCGCTGGGCTTTGTCATTGGAGGGGTCGATTTTAAAAACCTACAGCTTGTTCTTAAGACAGCTACCGCAGGTGGAGCCCCGGTCACGATCCGATACGGCCAATTTATCAACTCGGTTCTCCAGTTTTTCGTCGTAGCGTTGACCATGTTCGTGGTGATCAAAACCGTGGGAAAAATGGCGGAGTGGCGGGCAGGGCTTGAGAAAATCCAAAGAAGCTTCCCCCCTTTACCCTCCCAGGCTGGCCAACAAGGACCGGCGGCTCCTCCCTTAGAGAATCCACCCACTCGCTAA